A genomic window from Bubalus bubalis isolate 160015118507 breed Murrah chromosome 13, NDDB_SH_1, whole genome shotgun sequence includes:
- the SPATA13 gene encoding spermatogenesis-associated protein 13 isoform X2, with amino-acid sequence MVARGEMARFWSLESLHTVSSDGGAEPSALVDDNGSEEDFSYEDLCRANPRYLQPGGEQLAINELIGDGSVVCAEALWDHVTMDEQELGFKAGDVIQVLEASHKDWWWGRSADREAWFPASFVRLRVNQEELSEGSSGSPSEEQEEDTGRARHKHPESKQQMRANVVQEIMDTERVYIKHLRDICEGYIRQCRKHTAMFSVAQLATIFGNIEDIYRFQRKFLKDLEKQYNKEEPHLSEIGSCFLQHQEGFAIYSEYCNNHPGACAELAGLMQQRRYRHFFEACRLLQQMIDIALDGFLLTPVQKICKYPLQLAELLKYTAPEHSDYDNIKAAYEAMKNVACLINERKRKLESIDKIARWQVSIVGWEGQDLLERSSELIHSGELTSVTRQGKSQQRTFFLFDHQLVFCKKDLLRRDVLYYRGRADTDAMELVDLEDGRDGARGPGLRNAFRLASRTGDEVHLFCARKPEDKARWLQAFRDERRRVQEDRALGMEISENQKKLAMLNAQKAAHGKSKGYGGCPAAPPLQSLRPIHQRHITVPSSLPQQQVFALAEPKRKPSLFWHTFNKLAPFRK; translated from the exons ATGGTGGCAAGGGGGGAAATGGCAAGATTCTGGAGTCTGGAGAGCCTTCACACAG tttctTCCGATGGAGGTGCGGAGCCGTCTGCCCTAGTGGATGACAACGGCAGCGAGGAGGACTTCAGCTATGAGGACCTGTGTCGGGCCAACCCCCGATACCTGCAGCCGGGTGGGGAGCAGCTGGCCATCAACGAG CTGATCGGCGATGGCAGCGTGGTCTGCGCAGAGGCCCTGTGGGACCACGTGACCATGGACGAACAGGAGCTGGGCTTCAAGGCGGGGGACGTCATCCAGGTCCTGGAGGCTTCGCACAAGGACTGGTGGTGGGGTCGCAGCGCAGACAGGGAGGCATGGTTCCCAGCCAGCTTCGTTCGG CTGCGCGTCAACCAGGAGGAGCTGTCAGAGGGCTCCAGCGGCAGCCCCAGCGAAGAGCAGGAGGAGGACACGGGTAGAGCCCGCCACAAGCACCCCGAGAGCAAGCAGCAGATGCGGGCCAACGTGGTCCAGGAGATCATGGACACGGAGCGCGTGTACATCAAGCACCTCCGGGACATCTGTGAG GGCTACATTAGACAGTGTCGCAAGCACACGGCAATGTTCTCAGTTGCACAACTGGCCACCATTTTCGGAAACATTGAAGACATTTACAGATTCCAAAGAAAGTTCTTGAAAGACCTTGAGAAGCAGTACAATAAAGAGGAACCTCACCTGAGTGAAATAGGGTCCTGCTTCCTTCAGCAC CAAGAGGGCTTCGCCATCTACTCAGAGTATTGCAACAACCACCCGGGCGCCTGCGCAGAGCTGGCGGGCCTGATGCAGCAGCGCCGCTACCGGCACTTCTTCGAGGCCTGCCGGTTGCTCCAGCAAATGATCGACATCGCGCTGGACGGCTTCCTGCTGACTCCCGTGCAGAAGATCTGCAAGTACCCGCTGCAGCTGGCCGAGCTGCTCAAGTACACCGCGCCGGAGCACAG TGATTACGACAACATAAAGGCAGCGTATGAGGCCATGAAGAATGTCGCCTGCCTGATCAATGAGCGGAAACGCAAGCTGGAAAGCATAGACAAGATCGCGCGGTGGCAGGTGTCCATCGTGGGCTGGGAG GGCCAGGACCTCCTGGAGCGCAGCTCGGAGCTGATCCACTCCGGGGAGCTGACCAGTGTCACGCGGCAGGGCAAGAGCCAGCAGCGCACCTTCTTCCTGTTCGACCaccagctggtgttctgcaagaAGGACCTGCTGCGCAGGGACGTGCTGTACTACCGCGGCCGCGCCGACACGGACGCCATGGAGCTGGTGGACCTGGAAGATGGCCGCGATGGCGCCCGCGGGCCGGGCCTCAGGAACGCCTTCAGGCTGGCCAGCCGCACAGGCGATGAGGTGCACCTGTTCTGCGCCAGGAAGCCCGAAGACAAGGCACGGTGGCTGCAGGCCTTCAGGGACGAGCGCCGGCGGGTGCAGGAGGACCGGGCACTGG GAATGGAAAtttcagaaaatcaaaagaaactcGCCATGTTAAACGCTCAAAAGGCAGCACACGGAAAGTCAAAAG GCTACGGCGGCTGCCCCGCGGCCCCCCCGCTCCAGAGCCTGCGGCCCATCCACCAGCGCCACATCACCGTGCCCAGCAGCCTGCCGCAGCAGCAGGTGTTCGCCCTGGCTGAGCCCAAGAGGAAGCCGTCGCTCTTCTGGCACACCTTCAACAAGCTTGCCCCCTTCAGGAAGTGA
- the C1QTNF9 gene encoding complement C1q and tumor necrosis factor-related protein 9A — translation MRIWWLLLASGVCTGTVSSQDTCKQGHPGVPGNPGHNGLPGRDGRDGAKGDKGDAGEPGHPGGPGKDGMTGEKGEPGADGHVEAKGVKGDQGSRGPPGKHGPKGLVGPPGEKGLTGETGPQGQKGEKGDVGPVGPEGPEGSTGPSGPTGLLGPTGPIGKPGPKGDAGPLGPQGEPGVRGPRGWKGERGEKGKIGETPALPKSAFTVGLTVLSKFPPSDTPIKFDRILYNEFGHYDVATGKFICHVAGVYYFTYHITVFSRNIQVSLVKNGAKVLHTKDGYTGSEDQASGGIVLPLKLGDEVWLQVTGGERFNGLFADEDDDTTFTGFLLFSSS, via the exons ATGAGGATCTGGTGGCTCCTGCTTGCCTCTGGAGTCTGCACGGGGACGGTGAGCTCACAGGACACCTGCAAGCAGGGACACCCTGGCGTCCCCGGGAACCCCGGTCACAACGGACTGCCTGGGAGAGATGGACGAGACGGAGCAAAGGGCGACAAGGGAGATGCAG GAGAACCAGGACATCCCGGTGGCCCTGGGAAGGATGGGATGACCGGGGAGAAAGGAGAACCAG gGGCAGATGGACATGTGGAAGCGAAGGGTGTCAAAGGTGACCAGGGCTCGAGAGGACCCCCAGGGAAGCACGGGCCAAAGGGACTCGTGGGCCCCCCGGGGGAGAAAGGCCTCACGGGAGAGACGGGGCCCCAGGGGCAGAAGGGGGAGAAGGGCGATGTGGGGCCCGTGGGTCCAGAAGGGCCCGAGGGCAGCACCGGACCTTCAGGCCCAACTGGACTGCTCGGGCCCACGGGCCCCATTGGAAAGCCGGGTCCCAAGGGAGACGCTGGCCCCCTGGGGCCCCAGGGCGAGCCTGGAGTCCGCGGCCCAAGAGGCTGGAAAGGGGAGCgaggagaaaaggggaaaatcGGTGAGACGCCCGCCTTGCCCAAAAGCGCCTTCACGGTGGGGCTCACGGTGCTGAGCAAGTTCCCTCCATCAGACACTCCCATCAAGTTCGACAGGATCCTGTACAACGAGTTTGGTCACTACGACGTGGCCACAGGCAAGTTCATCTGCCACGTGGCCGGCGTCTATTACTTCACCTACCACATCACCGTCTTCTCCAGGAACATCCAGGTGTCTCTGGTCAAAAACGGGGCCAAAGTCCTGCACACCAAGGACGGTTACACAGGCTCCGAGGACCAGGCCTCGGGTGGCATCGTCCTGCCCCTGAAGCTTGGGGACGAGGTGTGGCTGCAGGTGACCGGAGGGGAGAGGTTCAACGGCTTGTTCGCTGACGAGGACGACGACACGACATTCACGGGCTTCCTGCTGTTCAGCAGCTCCTGA